In Dromaius novaehollandiae isolate bDroNov1 chromosome 14, bDroNov1.hap1, whole genome shotgun sequence, a genomic segment contains:
- the LOC135329902 gene encoding acyl-coenzyme A synthetase ACSM3, mitochondrial-like codes for KPENPALWWVSGDGEEVKWSFEELGVLSRQAANVLSGACGLQPGDRVIWILPRIPEWWLLNVACMRTGTVPIPGRQQLTAKDILHGLQKSKAKCVITDGSVAPAVDSGGPEWQSLKAKLLVSEGHREGWLNFRELLKHAPSDHHCVTTKRQDPMAIYFTSGTTGAPKRTAHSHSSYGIGLTVSGRYWLDLTPSDIFWNTSDTGWAKSGWSSIFSPWIQGACVFAQKMPRFDPSIVFESLSRFPITVFCSAPTAYRMLVQRRLSSYKFRSLRHCVSAGEPINPEVTGEWEEHTGLDIHEGYGQAETVCSDTLQDDPEKTEATIRGKFYVTGDRGILDEDGYFWFVGRADDVINSAGYRIGPFEVESALIEHPAVVEAAVVSSPDPIRGEVVKAFVVLTSKYVSHDPEKLMHELQDHVRKVTAPCKYPRKMEFVQQLPKTISGKIRRNELRQKEWRKV; via the exons aagcctgaaaaccctgcattgtggtgggtaagcggtgacggagaagaagtgaagtggagctttgaagagctgggagtcctgtccaggcaagcggctaatgtactgtctggtgcctgtggtctgcaaccgggagacagagttatttggattctgcccaggatcccggagtggtggctgctgaatgtggcttgcatgcgaacag gaactgtcccgattcctggcaggcagcagctgacagcaaaggacattctccatggactacagaaatcaaaggcaaagtgtgtcatcactgatggttctgtggcaccagctgtggactcaggtgggcctgaatggcagtctctgaaagccaagctgcttgtatcagagggccacagagaaggatggctgaacttcagagagctcctgaa gcatgctccttctgatcaccactgcgtgaccacaaagcgtcaagacccgatggccatctattttaccagtggaactacgggggctccaaaaaggactgcacattcccacagcagctatggcattggcctcacagtaagtggaag gtactggctggacttgactccttcagatatattttggaatacatcagacacgggctgggcaaagtcaggttggagcagcattttttccccatggattcaaggggcctgtgtctttgcacagaagatgccccgcttcgacccaagcattgtctttgag agtctgtcaagatttcccataacagtcttctgttctgctccaactgcctatcgaatgttggtgcaacgtagactgtccag ctacaaattcagaagcctgcggcactgtgtgagtgccggggagccaatcaaccctgaagtgacgggagaatgggaagagcacactgggctggatattcacgaaggctacggacaggcagaaaccgtatgttcagacactttgcag GATGATCCAGAGAAAACTGAGGCAACAATACGCGGGAAGTTTTACGTCACTGGAGACAGGGGGATTCTGGACGAAGATGGATACTTCTGGTTTGTTGGAAGAGCTGATGATGTCATCAATTCTGCTGG ctaTCGCATTGGCCCATTTGAAGTAGAAAGTGCCCTAATAGAGCATCCTGCAGTGGTGGAAGCAGCAGTTGTCAGCAGTCCGGACCCCATCAGAGGCGAG GTAGTGAAAGCCTTTGTTGTTTTAACATCCAAGTATGTTTCACATGATCCAGAAAAACTGATGCATGAGCTACAGGACCATGTTAGGAAAGTTACTGCTCCATGCAAGTATCCTAGGAAG ATGGAGTTTGTTCAACAGTTGCCAAAAACTATTAGTGGGAAGATCAGAAGAAATGAACTGCGCCAGAAGGAGTGGAGAAAAGTTTAG